The following are from one region of the Phyllostomus discolor isolate MPI-MPIP mPhyDis1 chromosome 9, mPhyDis1.pri.v3, whole genome shotgun sequence genome:
- the SALL3 gene encoding sal-like protein 3, with translation MDFSAGLILLYHFCGGCRAGSPPVARVADSLPSGSAAAAAAAAGAPSLPAWLPAALAPEDPRPLHGLERLPAAAAASALPPDAWEKGVLRSRPARPHPEGSVNAEPECEREARRWPRAAGPLGAHPVRHKCSWFSEDGGRRTVSLGVRLVSRPWSEVQRVGVRSVSVPSVCVRGGDPAVLAPGRHSASLRPLVHIPAPAPLVSAAAPGDGAEDGDSGPDSRSGGEDTSVCDRCCAEFFRWTDFLRHKKICTKNPLVLIVHEDEPAPASEEFPEPSPASSPGEQTEGEAPEEAAAAPAEGGEGGEVRAPEKEEEPMEVEPPAAADKGFQSPGPPLPGKPPLPQAPEPAPVAAYGMPSTNVTLETLLSTKVAVAQFSQGARAAGAVGPGGGVAAAAIPMILEQLMALQQQQIHQLQLIEQIRSQVAMMSRQPLRPPLNPGAAAAGAQGTSGPASSQLPGLAAHSALQLPSGAVPVPTPPGAAAQTTAYEGPQPLSQPASGASTPHVPGGGPAAPESSGPASSSAATAGTAPASLAGASQPPQKAPTPPTLGPGPLLGPAPGLPNPLLPQTSASSVIFPNPLASIAATASALDPLSALLKHRKGKPPNVSVFEPKAGAAEDPFFKHKCRFCAKVFGSDSALQIHLRSHTGERPFKCNVCGNRFSTKGNLKVHFQRHKEKYPHIQMNPYPVPEYLDNVPTCSGIPYGMSLPPEKPVTTWLDSKPVLPTVPTSVGLQLPPTVPGVGGYADSPSLTPAGRSPQRPSPASSECPSLSPGLSSSEPGALVAAESPQPALALGVSSLTKTEPLSLPCASARAGDVPAGGQVSAAATADGGVSAGLCSPVLAAGSEQFKAKFPFGGLLDSMQTSETSKLQQLVENIDKKMTDPNQCVICHRVLSCQSALKMHYRTHTGERPFKCKICGRAFTTKGNLKTHFGVHRAKPPLRVQHSCPICQKKFTNAVVLQQHIRMHMGGQIPNTPLPDGLQDAMDAELPYDDKAAEALSSFEDDADENSVEEDAEPKDPATALLPCPASCPPSPPSVISSIAALENQMKMMDSVMSRPPLAAAKAAESGSGDSDRLSNDSSSSAAGDLESRSAGSPALSESSSSVQAPSPANSHGESLPSKSPGLSSHEEPPLPELLLKTERPDSPPPGPENGGALDLTAAHPGRPAVKEEAPFSLLFLSRDRGKCERAVCPVCGKPFACRSALQIHHRSHTKERPFLCAVCGRGCSTVGNLKQHVLTHRLKELPPPLSGPDSAPGPSQSAPSLVSGPAPALIKMEMNGHGKAVTLGEGPPLPAAVQVPAGPQAVLSPGLAPMLAPPPRRTPKQHNCQSCGKTFSSASALQIHERTHTGEKPFGCTICGRAFTTKGNLKVHMGTHMWNNAPARRGRRLSVENPMALLGGDALKLSEMFRKDLAARAVNVDPGFWNQYAAAITNGLAMKNNEISVIQNGGLPPLPVSLGGSALPPLGSLAAGMDKARTGSSPPAVGLDKAGSDAAASRPFTRFIEDNKEIGIN, from the exons GTGTACGGCTGGTGTCGCGCCCCTGGAGCGAGGTTCAGCGCGTGGGTGTTCGTTCTGTTAGCGTGCCCAGCGTCTGCGTGCGGGGTGGTGACCCGGCCGTCTTGGCGCCCGGGCGACACTCGGCCTCCTTACGGCCCCTGGTGCACATTCCTGCGCCTGCA CCTCTCGTCTCCGCAGCGGCCCCCGGGGACGGCGCCGAGGACGGCGACAGCGGCCCAGACAGCAGGAGCGGCGGCGAGGACACCAGCGTGTGCGACAGGTGCTGTGCCGAGTTCTTCCGGTGGACGGACTTCCTGCGGCACAAGAAGATCTGCACCAAGAACCCGCTGGTGCTGATCGTCCACGAGGATGAGCCGGCCCCGGCCTCGGAGGAGTTTCCGGAACCTTCCCCGGCCAGCTCGCCCGGGGAGCAGACGGAGGGCGAGGCTCccgaggaggcggcggcggcccccGCAGAGGGCGGGGAGGGTGGCGAGGTGAGGGCCCCcgagaaggaggaggagcccaTGGAGGTGGAGCCCCCGGCCGCCGCGGACAAGGGCTTCCAGAGCCCAGGCCCCCCGCTGCCCGGGAAGCCGCCCCTGCCGCAGGCCCCCGAGCCGGCGCCGGTGGCCGCCTACGGCATGCCCAGCACCAACGTGACGCTGGAGACCCTGCTGAGCACCAAGGTGGCGGTGGCGCAGTTCTCCCAGGGCGCGCGGGCCGCGGGCGCGGTGGGCCCCGGCGGCGGGGTCGCAGCGGCCGCCATCCCCATGATCCTGGAGCAGCTGATGgcgctgcagcagcagcagatccACCAGCTGCAGCTCATCGAGCAGATCCGCAGCCAGGTGGCCATGATGAGCCGCCAGCCCCTGCGGCCGCCGCTGAACCCGGGCGCCGCCgctgcaggggcccagggcaccTCGGGGCCCGCCTCCAGCCAGCTCCCAGGGCTGGCCGCCCACTCCGCCCTGCAGCTGCCCTCTGGGGCCGTCCCCGTGCCCACGCCACCGGGCGCCGCCGCCCAGACCACAGCCTACGAGGGGCCCCAGCCGCTGTCGCAGCCGGCGTCCGGGGCCAGCACCCCACACGTCCCCGGCGGGGGCCCCGCAGCCCCCGAGTCCAGCGGGCCCGCGTCCTCCAGCGCGGCCACGGCCGGCACCGCCCCGGCCTCCTTGGCCGGCGCCTCCCAGCCCCCCCAGAAAGCCCCCACGCCGCCCACCCTGGGGCCCGGCCCGCTGCTCGGCCCGGCGCCCGGCCTGCCAAACCCTCTGCTACCTCAGACCTCCGCCAGCAGCGTCATCTTCCCCAACCCGCTGGCCAGCATCGCGGCCACGGCCAGCGCGCTGGACCCGCTGTCGGCCCTCCTGAAGCACCGCAAGGGCAAGCCGCCCAACGTGTCGGTGTTCGAGCCCAAGGCCGGCGCCGCCGAGGACCCCTTCTTCAAGCACAAGTGCAGGTTCTGCGCCAAGGTCTTCGGCAGCGACAGCGCCCTGCAGATCCACCTGCGCTCCCACACGGGCGAGCGCCCCTTCAAGTGCAACGTCTGTGGCAACCGCTTCTCCACCAAGGGCAACCTGAAGGTGCACTTCCAGAGGCACAAGGAGAAGTACCCCCACATCCAGATGAACCCCTACCCCGTGCCCGAGTACCTGGACAACGTGCCCACCTGCTCCGGCATCCCCTACGGCATGTCCCTGCCCCCGGAGAAGCCGGTCACCACCTGGCTGGACAGCAAGCCCGTGCTGCCCACGGTGCCCACGTcggtggggctgcagctgccgCCCACCGTCCCCGGCGTCGGGGGCTACGCGGACTCCCCCAGCCTCACCCCGGCCGGCCGCTCCCCACAGCGGCCCTCGCCCGCCTCCAGCGAGTGCCCCTCCCTGTCGCCCGGCCTCAGCAGCTCGGAGCCGGGCGCCCTGGTGGCCGCCGAGTCGCCGCAGCCCGCCCTCGCCCTCGGCGTGTCTTCCCTGACCAAAACCGAGCCCCTGAGTCTGCCCTGCGCCAGCGCCCGGGCCGGGGACGTCCCCGCCGGCGGGCAGGTCTCCGCCGCGGCCACGGCGGACGGCGGCGTCTCCGCGGGCCTCTGCAGCCCGGTCCTCGCGGCCGGCTCCGAGCAGTTCAAGGCCAAGTTTCCCTTCGGGGGGCTGCTCGACTCCATGCAGACGTCGGAGACATCCAAgctgcagcagctggtggagaaCATCGACAAGAAGATGACGGACCCCAACCAGTGCGTCATCTGCCACCGGGTGCTGAGCTGCCAGAGCGCCCTGAAGATGCACTACCGCACGCACACCGGCGAGCGCCCCTTCAAGTGCAAGATCTGCGGGCGCGCCTTCACCACCAAGGGCAACCTGAAGACGCACTTCGGGGTGCACCGGGCGAAGCCGCCGCTGCGGGTGCAGCACTCCTGCCCCATCTGCCAGAAGAAGTTCACCAACGCCGTGGTCCTGCAGCAGCACATCCGCATGCACATGGGCGGCCAGATCCCCAACACGCCGCTGCCCGACGGCCTGCAGGACGCCATGGACGCCGAGCTCCCCTACGACGACAAGGCGGCCGAGGCCCTGAGCAGCTTCGAGGACGACGCGGACGAGAACTCCGTGGAGGAGGACGCGGAGCCGAAGGACCCGGCCACAGCGCTGCTGCCCTGCCCGGCCTCCTGCCCGCCCTCGCCCCCCTCCGTCATCTCCAGCATCGCCGCGCTGGAGAACCAGATGAAGATGATGGACTCGGTCATGAGCCGCCCGCCGCTGGCCGCCGCCAAGGCCGCGGAGAGCGGGTCCGGGGACAGCGACCGCCTCAGCAACGACTCCTCCTCATCCGCCGCGGGCGACCTGGAGAGCCGCAGCGCGGGCAGCCCGGCCCTGTCCGAGTCGTCCTCCTCCGTGCAGGCGCCGTCGCCCGCCAACAGCCACGGCGAGAGCCTGCCCTCCAAGTCCCCGGGCCTCAGCAGCCACGAGGAGCCGCCGCTGCCGGAGCTGCTGCTCAAGACCGAGAGGCCGGACagcccgccccccggccccgaGAACGGCGGCGCGCTGGACCTCACGGCCGCCCACCCCGGCCGGCCGGCCGTCAAGGAGGAGGCCCCCTTTAGCCTGCTGTTCCTGAGCCGGGATCGCGGTAAGTGTGAGCGGGCCGTGTGTCCCGTCTGCGGCAAGCCCTTCGCGTGCCGGAGTGCGCTGCAGATCCACCACCGCAGCCACACCAAGGAGCGCCCGTTCCTGTGCGCGGTCTGCGGGCGCGGGTGCTCCACTGTGGGCAACTTGAAGCAGCACGTGCTGACCCACAGGCTGAAAGAGCTGCCCCCTCCGTTATCTGGCCCCGACTCTGCTCCAGGTCCCAGCCAGAGCGCCCCCAGCCTGGTCTCCGGCCCCGCGCCCGCCCTGATCAAAATGGAGATGAACGGCCACGGCAAGGCGGTCACGCTGGGCGAGGGCCCGCCGCTGCCGGCCGCCGTGCAGGTGCCGGCCGGGCCGCAGGCGGTGCTGAGCCCCGGCCTCGCGCCCATGCTGGCCCCCCCGCCGCGCCGGACCCCCAAACAGCACAACTGCCAGTCGTGCGGGAAGACCTTCTCCTCGGCCAGCGCCCTGCAGATCCACGAGCGTACGCACACCGGGGAGAAGCCCTTCGGCTGCACCATCTGCGGGAGAGCCTTCACCACCAAGGGCAACCTCAAG GTGCACATGGGCACACACATGTGGAACAACGCCCCCGCGAGGCGCGGCCGCCGCCTGTCGGTGGAGAACCCCATGGCCCTGCTGGGCGGCGACGCCCTCAAGCTCTCGGAGATGTTCCGGAAGGACCTGGCGGCGCGGGCCGTGAACGTGGACCCCGGGTTCTGGAACCAGTACGCCGCGGCCATCACCAACGGCCTGGCCATGAAGAACAACGAGATCTCCGTCATCCAGAACGGGGGCCTGCCCCCGCTCCCCGTGAGCCTGGGCGGCAGCGCCCTGCCCCCGCTGGGCTCCCTGGCCGCCGGCATGGACAAGGCGCGCACGGGCAGCAGCCCGCCCGCGGTGGGCCTGGACAAAGCCGGCTCCGACGCGGCGGCCAGCCGGCCCTTCACGAGGTTCATCGAGGACAACAAGGAGATCGGGATCAACTAG